The genomic window TAAGGAATTTTTCGAAAGTTTCTGATTATTGGAGGCGAATGATTGCATGAACATGGAATTTCCCGAAAAAGGGGCTAATTTTTTAGAACAAATCATCATCGATGACTTAAAAAGTGGAAAAGTGAAATCCGTTGCAACCCGTTTCCCACCGGAACCAAATGGATACCTTCATATCGGTCACGCCAAGTCAATCTGTCTTAATTTTGGTTTAGCCGAAAAATTTAACGGAACCTGTAATCTCCGATTTGACGATACCAATCCGGAAAAAGAAGAACCGGAGTATGAAAATGCGATCATTCGTGATGTGGAGTGGTTAGGTTTCAAATGGCACCGTCTCTGCTATGCATCAGATTATTTTCAGCAGTTCTATGAGTGGGCAATAGAGCTTATCTCCCAAGGAAAAGCTTATGTAGACCATCAAACTGCCGACCAAATTCGGGAAACTAGGGGCACTCTCACCCAACCCGGGGTGGAATCACCCTATCGAAACCGGTCAGCAGAGGAGAATCTTGCCCTCTTTGAGAAAATGAAAAATGGTGAGTTTGAGGAGGGTGAATGTGTTTTGCGGGCTAAAATTGATATGGCTCATCCCAACCTCAATATGAGGGATCCGGTTATGTATCGTATTCTCAAGAAACCCCACTATCATGCCGGTGATAATTGGTGTATTTATCCTCTTTATGATTTTGCTCACGGGTATGAAGATGCCATCGAAGGAATCACTCATTCAATCTGTACTCTCGAATTTGAAAACCATCGACCTCTTTATGACTGGTTCTTAGATAATGTTTCAATACCCTCTCGACCTCATCAATATGAATTTGCTCGCCTCAATCTGAGCTATACAGTTATGAGTAAACGCTTTCTCCTCGAATTGGTAAATCAGGGTTTCGTTTCAGGATGGGATGATCCACGAATGCCCACCATCAGCGGACTGAGGCGGCGAGGTTATACTCCCTCATCGATTCGGCGCTTTTGTGATGAAATTGGAGTCTCGCGGGTAGAAAGCATTGTTGATATTGAATTTCTTCATCATGTGATTCGTGAAGAGTTAAACCAAACAACGTCTCGGGTCATGGCAGTTCTGCGACCTCTTAAGGTCGTTATCGATAATTATCCAGAAGGGAAAATTGAAGAACTGGTTGCCGAAAACAATCCTGAAGACCCTAACTATGGTACTCGAATTATTCATTTTTCCCGTAATATTTTTATCGAGCAAGAAGATTTTATGGAAAATCCTCCCAAAAAGTTCTTTCGATTAGCACCAGGTCGAGAGGTTCGACTTAAACATGCTTATATTATTACTTGTCAAGAATTAGTTAAAGATTCTTCTGGTAATATTATCGAAGTTCATTGCACCTATGATCCAAATTCTCGCAGTGGATCTGATCTTTCTGGTCGCAAAGTAAAAGGAACCCTTCATTGGGTAGCTGAAGAGGTAG from Candidatus Atribacteria bacterium ADurb.Bin276 includes these protein-coding regions:
- the glnS gene encoding Glutamine--tRNA ligase — its product is MNMEFPEKGANFLEQIIIDDLKSGKVKSVATRFPPEPNGYLHIGHAKSICLNFGLAEKFNGTCNLRFDDTNPEKEEPEYENAIIRDVEWLGFKWHRLCYASDYFQQFYEWAIELISQGKAYVDHQTADQIRETRGTLTQPGVESPYRNRSAEENLALFEKMKNGEFEEGECVLRAKIDMAHPNLNMRDPVMYRILKKPHYHAGDNWCIYPLYDFAHGYEDAIEGITHSICTLEFENHRPLYDWFLDNVSIPSRPHQYEFARLNLSYTVMSKRFLLELVNQGFVSGWDDPRMPTISGLRRRGYTPSSIRRFCDEIGVSRVESIVDIEFLHHVIREELNQTTSRVMAVLRPLKVVIDNYPEGKIEELVAENNPEDPNYGTRIIHFSRNIFIEQEDFMENPPKKFFRLAPGREVRLKHAYIITCQELVKDSSGNIIEVHCTYDPNSRSGSDLSGRKVKGTLHWVAEEVAIRATVRLYDHLFTLKNLSEMEEGKTYSDYLNPDSLITLDHCLVEPSIAQAKPFDRFQFLRQGYFCADIDHTPEKPLFNRIVSLKDTWAKIQKRE